Part of the Sphaerochaeta associata genome is shown below.
CCTTTTGATGTTCCTATTCGGAATCCTGGGCTTCTTCATGCGACGTCGTTCCTACTCGGTGGCTCCGATGACACTTGCCATCGTGCTGGGAGGCATGATGGATTCCAATTTCAGAAGGGCAGTGAGTCTGGCATCCAGTGAAGACAACAAGCTTCTTGCTCTTTTCGGCCGGCCGATTACCATGATTCTGCTGCTCCTCTTGTTGATAACCCTTGCTACCAACAGCAATCTTTTCAATCGTCGAAGGAAATCCAAATGAATGTACATGTCAAACCCGGCTTCTTGAAGGGGAGCCTCCAAGTCCCAGGTTCGAAGAGTCATACCATCCGTTCGGTGCTGCTTGCCACCCTTGCCGGTGGCAGGACGTGCATAGAGAATCCTCTTGCAAGCGGCGACGGACTGAGTGCCCTGGCAGCAAGCCGTGCCTTTGGGGCGATTGTCAAGGAAGAAGAGAATCGTTGGGTTGTTCAGGGAAGGGGAGGCATCCTGCAGGTTCCCTCCAATGTGTTGGACACCGGGAACTCGGGGACCACTACCTGTCTGTTTACATCGGTGGCCTCCTTGGTGGACGGCTATACGGTAATCACCGGTGATGAACAGATTCGAAGACGGCCCATCATGCCTTTGGTCGACGCATTGAATGCTTTGGGCGCCACGGCATTTCTTACCAGGGGAGGCCAAGGCTGCCCCCCTGTGGTGGTGAAGGGAGTCCTGCAAGGAGGGACGGTGACCATCGAGGGTAAAAACAGCCAATATGTCTCAAGTCTGCTGTTGTCCGCCCCTCTGGCGAAGCGTACAACGGTGATACAGGTCGTCAACGCCTTGGAAAAACCGTATGTTCAACTTACGCTCGATTGGATGAAACGTCTTGGTATAGAGGTGGCAAATCCAGCGGACTATACGCAATTTGTTGTTGAAGGGGGACAGCAGTATCAATCGGGTGATTTTACAATACCCTCCGACTGGTCTGCAGTCGCCTTTCCGTTGGTTGCTGCTGCGATTACCCGGTCGGATTTGGTGCTTACCGGTCTGGACTTCTCCGATTCCCAAGGGGATAAGCGTGTAGTTGATATTCTCGCCCGATTCGGGGCGAATGTGTACAGGCAGAATGAGAGCGAACTGCACATTGTCGGAGGAGAAAGACTGAAGGGCGGCTTGACCATCGATCTTTCAGACATTCCCGACGCCCTTCCGGCTTTATCCGTTCTTGCGACCCAGGCTGAAGGGCGGACGGTATTTGTCAATTTGGAGCATGTCAGGCAGAAAGAGACTGACCGGGTGGCCGAAATGACTGCAAAATTGAATTCGCTCGGTTGTTCACTGCACATTGAGCAGGACTCTTTGGTGGTGGATGGCCCGACTGCTATTCAGGGTGGAATAGTCTCATCTTCAGGCGATCATCGTATTGCGATGGCATTGGTGGCCGCCGGTCTTGCCGCGGAAGGCGAGGTTGTCATTACTGATGCACAGTGTGCCGATGTCTCTTTTCCGGGATTCTTCTCGAAGTTTGCAGCCTGTGGTGCCGGTCTTTTGATTGAGGAGGCGCAGGATTGAACACGAAGAAAGTAACGATCACCGATGTCGCCAAGGAGGCGGGGCTCTCCATAGCAACCGTCTCCCGGGTTATCAATCATGCACGAAATGTCGATCCTGAATCTGAAAAATTAATTCGTCACGCAATGAAAAAGCTAGGATATGTTCCCGCTGTAAAAAAGCAGAAACTCTCGTTGATGGCCTTGATAGTTCCAAGTCTGGAGAACCACTTTTTTTCGGCGGTTGTCGAAGGCGTGATGAGGGAGGCCAACAAGATGCTTTGTCATGTTGTAGTGTACTCCTCGAATGGAAGCGCCGAGCAGGAGGCCCAGTGTCTCATGCGTGCCGCCTCCCTTGGTATCTCGGCCCTCCTGTTCTGTCCTCTTTCCGATTCTTCGGCTGCTATGCTTCCAGATTTGTTCGACCCGGATTTTCCCCTGGTAATCGTGTATCGGAGAGATTACCTGAAGGGAGCAAGTCATATCTATTACAATAATGTGGAAGGCGGGTACATTGCAGCCAAGTACCTGCTCAGGGGCAATCATCGGCATATTGCCTTCTTTGCCAGTTTCTGGCAGCAACCCAAAGAGAGTATAGCCGACTTGATCGCGTATCTCGACCATCCGAACCGCGGCAGCTACTCATCACTGGACCGCCTCGAAGGATACAGGCGGGCTCTGGCGGAATTTTCGCTTCCTCTCGATCAATCGTTGATTTGCATGACCGGCTATGACTTTCCAAGCGGCTATGCAACAGCGAGGGATTTCCTCTCAAGACTGAGGGATTTCGATGCGATCATTTGCTGCAACGATGCGGTTGCAGCAGGCGTCCTGCAGGCTCTGGATGAACAGCACATCGCCGTTCCCCAGCAGGTTTCCATTCTTGGATACGACGATTCATTTCTTTCAGAAATTGCACGTCCGTCGTTGAGCAGCATTCACCAGGACCCTCAGAAACTGGGAAAGAGGGCGTTTGAGCAACTACAACTCATCCTGGGTGGAAAAAAGTGCGATGATATCATCCTGCAACCGAGTTTGAAAATCCGCAGTTCCTCACGGATGCGTGAACTTGACTGAAAACAATAAAAAAGCATACCAGAATTTCTGATATGCTTGCGAGCCGACTGTCAGGATTGAACTGACGACCCCGAGATTACAAGTCACGTGCTCTACCGCTGAGCTAAGTCGGCTTGGACTGTTGCAATATACCGACAGAAAAACTCTCTGTCAAGCCATGCGAAAAACTCAGTGATGTCAGTTTTTTTCTATCAGCGGTTGACAAAAGATACAATACTTTGTAATGTACGGTTGTCTTTTGGCATGGAGAGGTTCCCGAGCGGCCAAAGGGGGCAGACTGTAAATCTGTTGGTTACACCTTCGAAGGTTCGAATCCTTCTCTCTCCACTTGGAGGCCTTCTTCTTTGAGGAAGGCCTCTTTTCCGTTCTCTATGATGAAAGAGGTGCTGATGCGTTGTTTTTATGAGAAAGGCTTGGCGTTTACCTGTGTTTCCGGTTGCAATTATTGTTGCAGTTGTGAGCCCGGTTATGTGTTCCTTTCCCAAGAGGATCTACAGAGGCTCTGCGCATTCACTTCGATGGACGAAGAACGTTTCATCCGCACCTATTGCCGTTTGGTGAACATGGGCTCATTCAGTATGGTCAGTTTGCTGGAAAAAGAGAATTACGACTGTATTTTCCTTACGAAACAGGGTTGTTCGGTCTACGAAGCGAGACCCAGACAATGTCGCACCTATCCTTTCTGGAGGAGCGTAATGGAAAACGAAGAGAGTTGGGAAGCAGAGAAGGCATCTTGCCCGGGAATCGGTAAAGGAAAGGTCTACTCAAAAACGGAAATCGATGAGATTCTCCGTCAGCAGACCGGACAAGAACCGATTATCCGTTTGTAGGGCATCCTATGGCAAAAGTGTCCGATTCAGTCCTTGAGCAGATCAAGGCACGCATTCCCATCAGTGAAGTCGTCTCAGACTATGTAACCCTCTCATCCAGAGGAGGCAGGCTTTGGGGCCTGTGTCCCTTTCATCAGGAAAAGACGCCTTCATTCTCCGTAGTCGACGACCAAGGCTTCTACTACTGCTTCAGTTGCAAGAAGGGCGGGTCCATGTTCGACTTCGTCATGGAGATGGAGAAGGTCCCGTTCATTGAATCGGTAAAAATCCTTGCAAAGAAGGCCGGCGTCGAACTTGCAGAGGAGAGTCCGGAGGATAAGAAGTCCAGGGATCTGAATGAAACGCTGTACGACCTATACGACAAGATAGCAGGCTCCTTCCATTTTTTGCTTACATCATCACCACAAGGCGAGCATGCCAGGGCGTACCTGCGCGAGCGAAATGTGTCAGAGGCCATGTGGGAAACCTTCAATCTCGGCTATGCTCCACAGGACAGCTCCTGGTTGTATACCTTTCTTACAAAACGGCATTACAGTGACGAACTCTTGGCAAGAAGCGGTCTGTTCAGCCAGAACAATCCAACGTATCCGTTGTTTCGCGACCGGCTGATGTTTCCGATCCGCAGCTGGCAGGGTAAGACGGTGGCCTTCGGAGGCCGGGACCTTACCTTCACTTCAAAAGCAAAATACATCAATACCCCTGAAACAGCAATTTATAGTAAGAAACACCATCTGTTTGGTCTTTATGAGTCGCTCGATACGATAAAAAAAGGGCAAAAAGCCATCCTGTGCGAAGGAAATTTCGATGTGGTGGCTTTGCACCAGAGCGGCTTCACCAATGCCATGGCTCCTTTGGGGACCAGCTTCACCGAAGAGCAGGCCAAGCTGCTGCGCCGTTACTGCACCTCCGTTGAAATTCTCTTTGACAGTGATCGGGCGGGACAGAGTGCAACGGCAAAATCGCTGGTGATCGCCCAGAATATCGGCATGGAGAATTCGGTTCTCACCCTGGGCTCTGCGAAGGATGCATCAGAGTTGGTGCAGCATGAGGGTGAGGAGGCTCTGAAAAGAGCATTACAACAGCCGCAGCAAGGGTTTCGTTATCTTGTAAACAATGCCGTAAACCAGTATGATATACTGACGCCCAAAGGCAAAACCGCGGTATTTAACGCTGTGAGACCATATTTGGACGCTACTGTGTCGTCTATTGAGAAGCAAGATCTGATCAAGGGACTGGCAGCAGTTTTGAATGTTGACGAATC
Proteins encoded:
- the aroA gene encoding 3-phosphoshikimate 1-carboxyvinyltransferase; its protein translation is MNVHVKPGFLKGSLQVPGSKSHTIRSVLLATLAGGRTCIENPLASGDGLSALAASRAFGAIVKEEENRWVVQGRGGILQVPSNVLDTGNSGTTTCLFTSVASLVDGYTVITGDEQIRRRPIMPLVDALNALGATAFLTRGGQGCPPVVVKGVLQGGTVTIEGKNSQYVSSLLLSAPLAKRTTVIQVVNALEKPYVQLTLDWMKRLGIEVANPADYTQFVVEGGQQYQSGDFTIPSDWSAVAFPLVAAAITRSDLVLTGLDFSDSQGDKRVVDILARFGANVYRQNESELHIVGGERLKGGLTIDLSDIPDALPALSVLATQAEGRTVFVNLEHVRQKETDRVAEMTAKLNSLGCSLHIEQDSLVVDGPTAIQGGIVSSSGDHRIAMALVAAGLAAEGEVVITDAQCADVSFPGFFSKFAACGAGLLIEEAQD
- a CDS encoding YkgJ family cysteine cluster protein, translated to MRCFYEKGLAFTCVSGCNYCCSCEPGYVFLSQEDLQRLCAFTSMDEERFIRTYCRLVNMGSFSMVSLLEKENYDCIFLTKQGCSVYEARPRQCRTYPFWRSVMENEESWEAEKASCPGIGKGKVYSKTEIDEILRQQTGQEPIIRL
- the dnaG gene encoding DNA primase; translation: MAKVSDSVLEQIKARIPISEVVSDYVTLSSRGGRLWGLCPFHQEKTPSFSVVDDQGFYYCFSCKKGGSMFDFVMEMEKVPFIESVKILAKKAGVELAEESPEDKKSRDLNETLYDLYDKIAGSFHFLLTSSPQGEHARAYLRERNVSEAMWETFNLGYAPQDSSWLYTFLTKRHYSDELLARSGLFSQNNPTYPLFRDRLMFPIRSWQGKTVAFGGRDLTFTSKAKYINTPETAIYSKKHHLFGLYESLDTIKKGQKAILCEGNFDVVALHQSGFTNAMAPLGTSFTEEQAKLLRRYCTSVEILFDSDRAGQSATAKSLVIAQNIGMENSVLTLGSAKDASELVQHEGEEALKRALQQPQQGFRYLVNNAVNQYDILTPKGKTAVFNAVRPYLDATVSSIEKQDLIKGLAAVLNVDESSILDDYSRNAPAAVKTVVATGETRVKPLNPATISVDLYAMLTLVNNRELYLQTRYKIAVEDLEDTEAEALYDVLEEAAREEVGKHDEYILQMIDDEQLRSDVASSFTMEEFKLAPQRVLNEAVNRIQLRTYEKKRLSNKRLLDISLLDGTGDEGIEELLREKTEIDAKIAQLKRILEQDI
- a CDS encoding LacI family DNA-binding transcriptional regulator; its protein translation is MNTKKVTITDVAKEAGLSIATVSRVINHARNVDPESEKLIRHAMKKLGYVPAVKKQKLSLMALIVPSLENHFFSAVVEGVMREANKMLCHVVVYSSNGSAEQEAQCLMRAASLGISALLFCPLSDSSAAMLPDLFDPDFPLVIVYRRDYLKGASHIYYNNVEGGYIAAKYLLRGNHRHIAFFASFWQQPKESIADLIAYLDHPNRGSYSSLDRLEGYRRALAEFSLPLDQSLICMTGYDFPSGYATARDFLSRLRDFDAIICCNDAVAAGVLQALDEQHIAVPQQVSILGYDDSFLSEIARPSLSSIHQDPQKLGKRAFEQLQLILGGKKCDDIILQPSLKIRSSSRMRELD